Part of the bacterium genome is shown below.
GCGCGAACCCGTGGGCAAGTCATGACGAGCGCGAGCAGACGTTGAACGCGCTGCTGGTTGAGATGGACGGTTTTGAATCGTCGAAAGGCGTGATTATCATGGCCGCGACCAACCGTCCCGAGATTCTCGACATGGCGCTGATGCGGCCCGGCCGTTTCGATCGTCAAGTGGTCGTGGATCCGCCGAATATTGATGGACGCGAAGCGATCTTGAAGGTTCACATCAAGGGCAAAAAGGTCGCCAAGGAAGTGAATCTGCGGGTGATCGCGGCGCGGACGCCGGGATTTGCCGGGGCGGATTTGGCCAATGCGATCAATGAAGCTGCGCTATTGTCGGCGCGGCGCGGTAAAAAAGAGATCGGCATGCGCGAGCTCGAAGAAGCGGTTGATCGTGAAGTGACCGGTATCGAACGCCGCAGCCGGGTGATGACGCCGAAGACGAAAGAGAAGATCGCCTATCACGAGTGCGGGCATGCGCTGGTCGGTGCAAAACTGCCCAACACGGACCCCATTCACAGAGTCTCGATCATTCCCCGCGGCACATCAACCTTGGGTCATACGCTCTATTTGCCCGCCGAAGAGCAGCATTTGATTTCGAAGCAGGAGATCATTGACAAGATCAAAGTCGCCCTGGGCGGGCGGGCCGCCGAAGAACTTATCTATGGCGAAATTACGTCCGGCGCCTACAGCGACTTGCAGCAGGTGACCGCCATGGCGCGGGCGATGGTGATGGACTACGGTATGTCGGAAAATCTGGGTCAGGTCGTCTACCGCCGCCGCAGCACATCGCCGCGTGACAATCCGTTCCAGACGCAGGACGACTATTACGGCGACAAGACCGCCGAGGCGATTGATCACGAAGTGCGGACGATTATTGACACGTGTTATGAAGAAGCCAAACGTATCTTGGGCGAACACGTTGATCTGCTGCGCGACATGACGACAGAGCTGCTCAAGGTTGAGATCCTGGAGGGTGACGCGCTGGCCCAATTCTTGGGCAAGGATCGCATCACGGACTATTCGGCGCACGCGGCAACCGTCACGCCGGACGAACCTGCGGCGACGGAGGGTCAGACTTCACCGGACGAAGACGATCCGAACGTTGGCAAAAAGGTTGATCGAGCCGGTTGATTTGCGCCAGTTTCGCTGTTTGCCGACCGACTTCTGCAAGCTGTTCGCGTTTTGCGACGGCAAATGCACCAAAGCCGGACGGCAGTGGCGGTTTTTAGGCATTTCCTATGATTTGCGGCAGGCACGAGCCTTGCCGCTGTGATGACTACACCAGCCGAAGGATGATACTTATGTGGCCGCTCGTCTTACTTCTACTGCTTTCCGCCGTGACTTTTGCGGAAGAGCAACCGCCCGTGCAAATAAACTTCAATCTTGTGCAGGTCAACAAGTACCCGGCGCAGGAAGAAGTGCTTGCCGATGTCGTCGCGCCGGGGCAGCGCATTGTGATCGACGTGGGTAACAGCGAGACGATGCTGCAATATCTGGCGGCGACGGCGCGTGTGCCGGTCAAGGTGCGGTCCGTTGCTTACTCGATCAGCGGCTCCACCACTGACGCCATAACCATTGATTGGGACACGCACCGCGTATTCTATGCGCCAAGCGGCACCGACTCATTTCTTGTCTCATCATCGCGCACCGGCTGTCCGGGCACCGAAGTCGCCCCGTCGGTCGCGGTCGCGTTTCCGACGAAGGGGGGTTGGAGCGATCCGCCGATCCGGTTCGGCCCGCTGACAGCCAACACGACGTGTCCGCTTGGGCACGGCTTCACGCTGGAAGTCAACGGGCAGGGCGGTATGGCGCCGCGAGTGAAACTGATAGAAGGTAATTCCTCTATGTATGGCAAACGATAGGGGCTGGACGGACACTTGGAAAAACGAACAAAGCGGGCGATGAGGTGACTCATCGCCCGCTTTGCATTTCCGGCGGCCAGACTCGCTTAGAGTTTCAGGCGAATGCGGCGCAACTCAGCTTTTGAGCCCGCGCCCATTTCGTATTTTGCTCCGTCAATCGTGTACCATTCGCCGACGCCTTGTACGGGCGAAAACGGGCGCGGCAGATAGAGATATGTGCTCGGCGTACCGCATGTCCCGAGTAGAATGAGGCGCTCGCCTTTCTGATTGCGGCAGATGTCCATCACCATGCCGACCCAGCTCTCCTTTTCGTTCCGCAGAGCGATAATCAGATCGCCGATGGCAACGGAATCATCCACGATCCCTTCGGTCTCGCGGCGCAGCGCGATGGCGCCCATCTCTTCGGCGACAAAGCTCAAGTACTGCTCGAAGTTGCCGCGACTGCCGTCAGGGCCGACCTGCTGAACAAACGTAAAGCGACCGCCAGTCTTCCGGGGACGCAGGCCGTCGTACCAGTCGCTCCAGCGCGCCGGCTGGCCGTTGTCGAGCGGGAAGGCGATCTCGCCGCGGCGGCCATGCTCCCATAGATAGTCGCCCCACAGCCGCACGACGCCGTCCACGCCCGCGTCCTGCGCGTTGTCGTATGGCTCGATGCGGGTCTTACCGAGAATCGTCTCGTCGCACAGTACAGTCTTTCCGTCACCTGCCAGGATTTCGACAACCGGATCAAGCGGTGTGGCGCGGAGCGTCGCCGCGAAATCTCCCGCGACCTTGCCCACCCGGACGTAACCCGGAGGGGTCGGTATGTCGCCAATCGTCTGCGCAGTGGTATGTGCCGCGCCGATAAACAGCATCAGCACGAGGAGTAGGTGTTTCATGTTGCTCAGGGGAAGAAGAATAGGAATCTCACACCGACAGCCGCCAACACAGCCAACAGAATACCACGAAACATGCGCGCACGCATGCGCGAGACCAGGACTTTGCCAAAATAGGAACCGGCGACCATCAGGACGGCCAGCGGCAACAGCAGCATGACGTCTTTCATGGTCAGAACCGATGTGCCGCCCCAGACGCCGATCTTGGCGATGTGCGTGCCTGCCGCCGCCAGCGCTTCGGTTCCCAGAAAGCTCTCTTTGATCAGGCCGTAGCGCAGAAAATAGGGTGCGACGATCAGGCCCGCGCCGCCGACCACACCGCTGGAGACACCGGCCGGAATGCCGATCCAGCGAATCGCCGACAGGGTGGCCGTCTTAGGCCATTGCACGCGCAGGAAATTCAGGCCGACATAGATGACCAGATAAGCGCCGAGGATGCGGGCAATCCAATCGGCCGGAAGATAGGAGTATGCAAGTGCGCCGATCGCGGCGCCGGGCATTGCTGTAATTAAGAATGCGCGCAATACCTGCCAGTCAATGCCCGAGCGCGCAAACCACGCACGTGAGAAATTACCGGCGAGCAGAAGCAACGAGAGATAGGGCACGGCCAAGCGCATGCCGACGACTTCGGCGAGAATCGGCAGATAGACCATACCGCCGCCGACGCCGGCTACACCCGACACGGTTGAAGCGAGCAGCGCGCCGGCCGCTAGAATCAGATAATCCGAAGTCGGCAATCGATCAACCGCCGCCGGCGCCAGCGCTCTGCAGATCGGGATCGGTCAGCTTGCGCGGATCGAGAATGTCCTTGATCTGTGCTTCGGTCAAGAGCTTGTGCTCGCGAATAAGATCCACGATTGACTTCCCCGTCTTCACGGATTCTTTGGCGAGTTCGGCGGCCTTCGCATAGCCAATGTACGGATTCATGATCGTGGCCATGCCGACGGACGATTCGAAATACATTTGACAGCGGGCGCGGTCCACGGTGATGCCGTCCAGACATTTCTGCGCGAAGACTTCGATCGCGTTTCTCATGATGTGCAGAGCCTGCTGCAAATTGTAGTTCACGACGGGCATCATCACATTCAGATCCATCTGTCCGGCCTGTGCGCAATAGGCGACCGTCTGGTCGAAACCGACCACCTGATAGCAGACCTGGTTCATCATCTCGGCCATCGAGGGATTGACCTTGCCGGGCATAATAGACGAACCGGGCTGCACGGCAGGCAGATAGATTTCCTGCAGACCCGTGCGCGGACCGCTCGAGAGCAGACGAATGTCGGAAACGATTTTACCGAGTTCCAAAGCCAAGAGCCGCAAGGCAGACGAAAAGTATAGGAAGTCGCCGAGGCTTTGTGTGACCTCGATCAGGTTTTCAGCCGGCTGAAAGGCGATGCCCGTGCGTGCGGAAATTTCCTGGGCGATGCGCACACGGTACTCGGGATGCGCATTCATGCCCGTCCCGGCGGCGGTGCCGCCCAAATTGAGTTGGCGCAGGCCAAGTTCCGCTTCGACGAGGCGAGCGCGGCAGCGCTTCATGATCATCGCGTAGCCGCCGAACTCCTGACCAAGACGAATGGGCACGGCATCCTGCAAGTGCGTGCGCGCACTCTTGATGACATCGTCAAATTCGCGGGCTTTCGAATCAAGCGCGCCGACCGCGAGATCCACGGCCTTCAGCAGATCGGGGAATTTCATGGAGAGTCCGATGCGCATCGCCGCCGGATACGTGTCGTTCGTGGACTGCGCCATGTTGACATGGTCGTTGGGATGCACCCTGCTGTAGTCGCCGAGCTGCAAGCCCAGCAACTGCGCGGCGCGGTTGGCGATCACTTCGTTGACATTCATGTTCGTCGAAGTGCCCGCGCCAGCCTGATAGACGTCCACGACAATCTGGTCGGCGTGCTTGCCGGCGAGCAATTCGTCGGCGGCGCTGATAATGGCCTGTACTTGCTGGTCGGTGAGCAAGTGCAGATCGCGGTGCACCACTGCTGCGGAGCGCTTGATCGTGACGTAGGCCTTAACAAACACCGGATGCGGCCGCAGCCCGGAAATTGGATAATTGGCGACCGCGCGCGCGGTTTGTACGCCGTAGAACGCGTTGGCCGGGACTTGGAGTTCCCCCAGCGAATCCTTCTCGATGCGAAATTCCGTACTCATGAGATATGTGCTTGGATTATTCGTTCGCCACGCCATCCGGCAGCGTCAGATCGTCGCGCCGCTCGCCGGTCAGTTCAAACATGCGTTCGAGCGCGTGACGGGCACGCGAACGCACGGGTTCATCTATAGTAATCTCAAATTGCATCTTCAACAACGCCTGTTCAACATCGTCCATCGAGATCGCCTTCATGAAGCGGCAGATTTTGCAGGCGCGATAGAAATTCTTGTCGGGCACACTAATTTGCAGCAGGTCCGACAGACCGCATTCGGTTACCGCGAGGAAATTCGTCGCGGCGCTTTGCTGAGCGTATTCGACCATGCCTGATGTGGACAGCGCGGCGTCGGCCAAGGCCACGACGTCGTCGCGGCATTCGGGATGCACGAGAATCTTGATGCCGGGAATCTGCCGCCGCATCGTCTGCACCGTTTCAGGTGTGATCTGGTGATGCACGTAACAGTAGCCGTCCCACGCGATAACTGTCTTATCGGGCACATGCCGAGCCACATGGCGCGCCAGATTCTGGTCGGGAACGAACAGAATGTGCTGACTTTCGAGCGAACGAACGACGGACACGGCGTTGGAACTTGTGCAGCAGGCGTCGGACTGCGCCTTCACGTCAGCCGTGGTGTTGACGTAGGTGACGACCTGCAAATCGGGATAGGTCTTGCGCAACTCCGCGGCGCGCGCGGCGACGTCAGGTCCCGTCGCGGTATCCGCAAGCGAACAGCCCGCCGCGAGATTCGGCAGCAGCACGGTCTTTGATGGATTGACAATCTTCGCCGTCTCGGCCATGAAATGCACGCCGCAGAACACGATGACTTCAGCGTCGCGCACCTGCGCCGCTTGCAGCGACAAACCGAGCGAATCACCCATAAAATCGGCGATCTCGAAAATTTCGGGCCGCTGGTAGTTATGCGCCAGCACCACCGCATTGCGCTCACGTTTCAAACGGCGAATGCGTTCGATCGAGGCGGCCAGCGGCGCAACGCGATCCTCAGTGTAATACTCAGGATCAAGGCAGTGCAGTTTGTCATGCAGAAGAGTCGTGCTCATCACCTTAGCCGTTCAGGAAGCGGCGCAAGTTTGCGCCAAACAGACAGAGAATGTCATCGCGGGTGAAGCCGATCTCGTACAGTCTGCGCAGCGCGGCCTTGTGTTCGCTTTCGCGCAGTTCGGGATAGGATTCGCCGAAATTGAGATGCACATAGCGTTGCCGCGCATTGCGCAGAGTCTCGAGCTGCTCGGCTGTGGGCTCCGAAATTACGTCGAGAAGAACGAGCGCGGGACTGGTGAGCAGCGAATCGCGGACTTCCGCGGGAGACTGCGCGAATTGATCGAGTGTCGCGGTGACGATGGCGTGCGAACCCCACGCATTAACGCGCGCGCCGGTTTTGAAATCGAGGGGAATCAGCGCAAAGCTGCCCGCGTCCCTGAGCGCTTTGGCAGCCTGTTCGGTCAAGGCCGTCTTGTCCGCGTCGGCACCGGGTGTCAGATGCACCAGCGAAAGGCCCATGCGCGCCAGCGCGACAATATCGGCTTGCGTGCGCTTGAAGAGTGCTGCTTCGGTGATGGCCAGCACAACAGCTTGATCCAATTTGCCGCGCTGCTCAATGGCCTTCTTCAGTCCGTCGCTGGCAATCATCTTGTCCGCGCAATAGGTGTGCAGCAGCGCTGAACGATTGAGCATGTCCGACGTGGTTGTGCGCGCGTCGTACGGAAGCCAAGCGACTGTAATGGCGTCGGAAGCACTCACCGTGCCGGTCTGATCTACGAAGAACCCGTCAACGTCGAGAGTGACGGCGAAGCGCGACAATACGCGCAGTGAATCGCTGCGACAGGCTATGGCCGTTTGTTGCATGGCGACATTTCGGATCAGCGCTTCGGCCTGCGTGCCAACGGCGGCAAACGACTCGGGATTGAGCCAGGCGCCGTCGTCCGAAAAGTGATGATAAAAGGGATGATCGCCCGACGAGTAAAACGCGATGGCGGGCGCGCCGGCTTCGGCAAACGGTGCGTAGTCGCTGCTGCCGCGGCCGCGATAGGCGCGGATGCGCGGAGCTTTCGCCAGGGTCGCGAGCGAATCGGCGTAGGCGTTGCCGAGCCCTCCGAGCAATTCGAGACCCACGACCGTGGCGTTTCCGTCGCCCTGACCGACCATGTCGAAGTTAAACATCGCCGCGATATTGCCAAAGGGAATCGTTGGCTGTTCGACGAAGTGGTAGCTGCCGAGTAGTCCATCTTCTTCGGCGGTGAACCAGATG
Proteins encoded:
- the ftsH gene encoding ATP-dependent zinc metalloprotease FtsH, which translates into the protein MGGKKFNFSLWYLVAVLLALFIAQAYMGGQQFEKLSYSKFKELLNEDRIKNVIITQENIRGDAMIDSAGVMVQTPFEAVRVEDSELVKQLEAKGIEFEGRFESDWIKGFFFAWILPLGIIILLWSFVIRRMGGGGTGGLMSFGKSRAKVYVESTTKINFSDVAGIDEAVEELKEVVDFLKHPAKFRALGAQIPKGVMLVGPPGTGKTLLARAVAGEANVPFFSISGSDFVEMFVGVGAARVRDLFAQAQTKAPCIVFIDELDALGKARGANPWASHDEREQTLNALLVEMDGFESSKGVIIMAATNRPEILDMALMRPGRFDRQVVVDPPNIDGREAILKVHIKGKKVAKEVNLRVIAARTPGFAGADLANAINEAALLSARRGKKEIGMRELEEAVDREVTGIERRSRVMTPKTKEKIAYHECGHALVGAKLPNTDPIHRVSIIPRGTSTLGHTLYLPAEEQHLISKQEIIDKIKVALGGRAAEELIYGEITSGAYSDLQQVTAMARAMVMDYGMSENLGQVVYRRRSTSPRDNPFQTQDDYYGDKTAEAIDHEVRTIIDTCYEEAKRILGEHVDLLRDMTTELLKVEILEGDALAQFLGKDRITDYSAHAATVTPDEPAATEGQTSPDEDDPNVGKKVDRAG
- a CDS encoding sulfite exporter TauE/SafE family protein, giving the protein MPTSDYLILAAGALLASTVSGVAGVGGGMVYLPILAEVVGMRLAVPYLSLLLLAGNFSRAWFARSGIDWQVLRAFLITAMPGAAIGALAYSYLPADWIARILGAYLVIYVGLNFLRVQWPKTATLSAIRWIGIPAGVSSGVVGGAGLIVAPYFLRYGLIKESFLGTEALAAAGTHIAKIGVWGGTSVLTMKDVMLLLPLAVLMVAGSYFGKVLVSRMRARMFRGILLAVLAAVGVRFLFFFP
- a CDS encoding aspartate ammonia-lyase; its protein translation is MSTEFRIEKDSLGELQVPANAFYGVQTARAVANYPISGLRPHPVFVKAYVTIKRSAAVVHRDLHLLTDQQVQAIISAADELLAGKHADQIVVDVYQAGAGTSTNMNVNEVIANRAAQLLGLQLGDYSRVHPNDHVNMAQSTNDTYPAAMRIGLSMKFPDLLKAVDLAVGALDSKAREFDDVIKSARTHLQDAVPIRLGQEFGGYAMIMKRCRARLVEAELGLRQLNLGGTAAGTGMNAHPEYRVRIAQEISARTGIAFQPAENLIEVTQSLGDFLYFSSALRLLALELGKIVSDIRLLSSGPRTGLQEIYLPAVQPGSSIMPGKVNPSMAEMMNQVCYQVVGFDQTVAYCAQAGQMDLNVMMPVVNYNLQQALHIMRNAIEVFAQKCLDGITVDRARCQMYFESSVGMATIMNPYIGYAKAAELAKESVKTGKSIVDLIREHKLLTEAQIKDILDPRKLTDPDLQSAGAGGG
- the nadA gene encoding quinolinate synthase NadA, with the translated sequence MSTTLLHDKLHCLDPEYYTEDRVAPLAASIERIRRLKRERNAVVLAHNYQRPEIFEIADFMGDSLGLSLQAAQVRDAEVIVFCGVHFMAETAKIVNPSKTVLLPNLAAGCSLADTATGPDVAARAAELRKTYPDLQVVTYVNTTADVKAQSDACCTSSNAVSVVRSLESQHILFVPDQNLARHVARHVPDKTVIAWDGYCYVHHQITPETVQTMRRQIPGIKILVHPECRDDVVALADAALSTSGMVEYAQQSAATNFLAVTECGLSDLLQISVPDKNFYRACKICRFMKAISMDDVEQALLKMQFEITIDEPVRSRARHALERMFELTGERRDDLTLPDGVANE
- a CDS encoding M28 family peptidase translates to MMLHGLLIFAALAANLLAFDAERALDLARQLSDDRFEGRKPGHAGGKLAEEYVADYCRGIGLDPVGTDGYFQAVPLLVTEEQAASFAVTGSELGKITFTHGLDFNLITHSGSGYFTKDIVVAGYGIVSPAKGRDDYQDLDVNGKVVVIVRGAPTSAYSFDDENTRTHTLKEAKARGAAAVLWYADAMPLNGAAIREELYDPELPLMYVGERVLQVVLENSGYSIASYKEALKTRSVPLTTDKQAALNVKVRPLKDRVGRNVCAMLYGNDAVLRNEIIVVGAHLDHCGINAGRIPYNGADDNASGSGLIGELARALKDGGPYKRSVMFIWFTAEEDGLLGSYHFVEQPTIPFGNIAAMFNFDMVGQGDGNATVVGLELLGGLGNAYADSLATLAKAPRIRAYRGRGSSDYAPFAEAGAPAIAFYSSGDHPFYHHFSDDGAWLNPESFAAVGTQAEALIRNVAMQQTAIACRSDSLRVLSRFAVTLDVDGFFVDQTGTVSASDAITVAWLPYDARTTTSDMLNRSALLHTYCADKMIASDGLKKAIEQRGKLDQAVVLAITEAALFKRTQADIVALARMGLSLVHLTPGADADKTALTEQAAKALRDAGSFALIPLDFKTGARVNAWGSHAIVTATLDQFAQSPAEVRDSLLTSPALVLLDVISEPTAEQLETLRNARQRYVHLNFGESYPELRESEHKAALRRLYEIGFTRDDILCLFGANLRRFLNG